The Diceros bicornis minor isolate mBicDic1 chromosome 8, mDicBic1.mat.cur, whole genome shotgun sequence genomic interval GGATCAAGTGAGGATGAGTGAAGAGAAGAAGGTATTCCTGTGGGGTGTTGGGGAAAAGAGTGAGAAAGGAGTAGACTCAGGGGAATGAGAGCACGATCATGGTAGTAGAGGAGACAGACATTGAACTGTGGTAGGATGGTGAGGAACTGGCTTGACTGAAGCAGAGGGGAACAATAAGAAATAAAGTGGTTAGCCTGGGTGGGCAAGATGGAGTTGCATGGCCTCAAAAACCAGACAGAAGGTTCTGAAAGCCAAGTGCGAGTGTTCTCCAGGGGTGGTCCCCAGAGACAACCAGCATAGATCTCCCAGATACATTGTATGTGGACCCTATTCAAATACAGATGCTGACGGCCACGGCAGCTTGGCGAGGTCCAGCTCGATTCCAAACTGCTTGGCTTACCAGCATTCTGACAGGCTGGGACTTGCTGACATGTACCTCAGAATACTCCCTGGAGGCTGCAGTTTGTGGCCTGGGAAGCCTAGGGCTGCTTTCCCAGGCAGCTGTTGTGTGTGGGACGTGGTTTTGTGGGCATTTGCCTAGATGTGGATGTTACTAAGAGCATGGTCTTAAGCATGATGAAATTCAGTTGGTTGGAGGTGGAAGAACAAAGACAAACCATAGCCTCTAACGATTCTTAATATTTGCAACTTTCTAGCTTTAATTATAATTTCATAATAATGCTTTAAATTTTCTAGTCAAATCCACAAGCTTATGTATTAAGATGCCATCTCTTTTTGAAAGTATTTCAGTATAATTAAAAAGAACCTTTTTAACACAAAATACTTGTTGGTAAAGTGGTCACTTATTTGGTCTTCTTTTGATGAGGACGTTGagattttttaacttttagaacTTTCCTGCttttctgatgttttttccctttcttttgctttttcttttggcTGACCTgtgaggagagggaaaaaaagggtaATGTTTCCTTATCTTACCATTTTTCCTTCCTTATATTACATTTGGACTCTCCAAACTGTGGTGTCAACACCAGTTTAAAGTTGCTTCACTCTCAAAGGGGCTCCTTTTGATTCTCTCAATTTCATTCACTTTGAGGAGGAGGCAACAGCCTTCTAATGGGTCTTCTTTTGTCCATTCTCCTGACTTATTACAACCCTCACTCCAACCTTGTTTATGACCCATCTGTCCCAATTACAACCTTCTAAGGTCAATGCTGTTATCATCCACTTTTTAcatatgaggagactgaggcttggagagggtgacttgcccaaagtcgcaCAGCTAATATGCAGCAGAACACTAGTCTGTCAGACTCCAGAAGCCAAGTTCCCAACTACATATTTTGTGGCCCTCTTCAAACTTAACTCCGTAGCACGTCATACAGGATTCTTCCCACTTTGTCCTGGTCTACTTTTCTACTTCAATCCCTTCACTCCTTCCACACAAACTCCAGCCACATTACTTGAGGCTCCCTAACACAACAAGCTCTCTCAtaaatgtactcttttttttcatGCTATCCTTACTCCCCTAGTGAACTACTTCTTCTTCAAGACCCAAATCAAATGTCACTTGATATGAACAGTCTTCCTTAACActttctccctgcccctccctccagcaAAGTTAATTACTCCTTCTTCTACGATCTTCAAGATTCTCGcacatatctttattttatattgtattGTACCATACAATTGTACCATTGTACATAATTGTACCATACCATAATTGTGTACATAATTGTACACAATTGTACCTCACATTGTACCATAATTAATTATTAGCATATTTGCTACAGCAGGAAGGGACAATATCTTATTACCTTTCTATCCTTGCTTTCTAACATtcaattcaatacatatttattgcatTAAATAAGAAAGACAAGCTCCATACCCTCATGGAACACATTCTAGTAGGGGAGAGGGACAAGTGATACTATATACAGGAATACAATTTTACCTAAAGGTGATGACATCATTCTAGGAACAAAATAGGAGCACAATAATATGAATGAAAAATGTGTCCTTAAAAGAACTACAAAGAGTCTTTGTCTTCCAAAGTTAAtttctaaaagacagaaaattttcATCTTCCTTTTCACCAACCTGTTTCTCCCACTCTTTAATCAATTCTTTCACATCTGCTGAATCTGGGTTTAGACATGTTTGATCCCCATTCTTCATTGTAGCACTGCCAAGGAAATAGCAACAAGAAATTTTTTTgacttttaataatttaaatgctACATCTTACCCCCAGAATTCAATTCTCCAATTAGAATATATCTGTGTCATCATTATAAGCACCTGAGACTTCCagtctttttcctgccttttcattttctgagtGAGAGGACTTACATGAATTTCTAGGATAGCACATAACCCTACATTTAAAAATCCAAAAGGTATATGCAATGGGAGAAACTAAAGATAATATTTGCTCTATTGTACTGAAAATAGCTATTTATGTTTAAGTGAAGAAGCAAAATAGAAAAGTTGTcaatttatatactttttttacATAAACAATGAAAATCAGCATGAATGttgctaaattttctaatgaaactacttaaaacataataaaatgttttcctaAGACAAGATTAATAGACtggttgaattttttaaattacttacaGTTGACTTCCAGGaataatttaaagatttttttgtttaatttctctgTATAATCTGAGAAAAAAGGTAATCATTCTATACATCATCCTTGATTTAGGTTTCAAAAGACTTCAAATATGCAtatcctgggccggccctgtggcttagcggttaaatgtgcatgctccgctactggcggcccggggttcggatcccgggcacgcaccgacgcactgcttgtccggccatgctgaggccgtgtcccacatacagcaactagaaggatgtgcagctatgacatacaactatctactggggctttagggaaaaaaaggaggaagattggcaatagatgttagctcagggccagtcttcctcagcaaaaagaggaggattagcatagatgttagctcagggctgatcttcctcacaaaaaaaaaaccaaaaatatgcATATCCTTTAACCTAGCAATTCTAATATTAAGAAAGGTATTATTAatagaaaagaattaaagacacaaTATTGCCATAATAGCAGTTTGATTTCAGtagcaaaaattggaaataacctacATTAAGGTATTGTTTATTAGATTATGGTACTTCCATATGATGAAATACAATTTGGCTATTTAAAAATGACATTATTAGAAAACTATGATATTATTACAGAAGATTTACTGACATGAGGAAATGATCATGATATAGTGTTAATGAAAAAGCAGATTATAAAACAGTATGTAG includes:
- the CXCL9 gene encoding C-X-C motif chemokine 9 yields the protein MKKSGVPFLLGIIFLTLIGVQGAPIMRKGRCSCINTSQGMIHPKFLKDLKQFAPSPSCEKTEIIATMKNGDQTCLNPDSADVKELIKEWEKQVSQKKKQKKGKKHQKSRKVLKVKKSQRPHQKKTK